The following are encoded together in the Pseudoalteromonas piscicida genome:
- a CDS encoding ABC transporter permease, translating to MGFLQLRRQLGLAIKSLVQVPNFCITLVLTLALALSCFFVALSLFSGFFIKPLEIEDESRFVVVEQKNVYQDRASEGLQSFQNMLNWYQTPSMYEKRALISSFSDVVENLAGKPKLTLTFASSDYFSMVKMPLALGRYLTPTKSISQKNPEIIISYKIWQQYFNGDDNVLGESLRIVGRLYTIVGVAARTHVDPYFLSEGNGALWLSFSEDERFFGDQRGEYHPWSSRLNNLKLLAILPTDSDQDTLAEQLYQNAQVHQSEWKSADEELLDIEPIVRSYRDVELAGHGKLAIIVLLSVACLVLIAIFNVSNLFISRAHTIQQQLALQAMLGAKRKLLFRGILLEALLLVSGAVLVGLFIAAWELRLVKSLTSGYLPLIDTLTLDTTVLLSAILTVLILALLFAFITSRMIDFSQLKQSMQSSGKGSVKAIRSTTTKTLVAVQLFFTTVLVLGATLVLCKSADTLLRPLGTKLDNMYSVMLHIPADPTPFPARYANIEGFQLALTNIPGVLGVAHGESPLQSDVPVVAMQDMAGEWTPSMVRGNVGPDYFALTGLELVAGRTFSEAAIRGDKEEAIVSLAAAQALKPGGDVIGETYFIFNPDAPAEIVGISKNFNHPKRHHELQGKTVWLPALPLGYPFMIEMEQGASLTRAQIQNAISTVNGQAGIWRFSNLTKTYQSITYLERLTLLLSFALCGFSLLLSGVGIYGVLNYSFQQRRYEFGMRMALGAKRHRLYRLLLSDTIAPLLVAMSAAIMVVAGFYMSVSSDWLLAKSSWLLVVIVTMLAFALATAIYPMKQLINSTPMRALKH from the coding sequence ATGGGGTTTTTGCAACTGCGGCGTCAACTTGGGCTTGCAATCAAAAGTTTGGTTCAGGTGCCGAATTTTTGTATCACATTAGTACTGACGTTGGCACTCGCGTTAAGCTGCTTTTTTGTCGCATTGAGTCTGTTTAGTGGCTTTTTTATTAAGCCGCTTGAGATTGAAGATGAATCACGATTTGTGGTGGTAGAACAAAAAAACGTATATCAAGATAGGGCATCTGAAGGGCTGCAGAGCTTTCAAAACATGCTGAACTGGTATCAGACCCCCTCCATGTATGAAAAACGAGCTTTGATCAGTAGCTTTTCCGATGTGGTTGAAAATCTAGCTGGCAAGCCAAAGCTTACGCTGACTTTTGCAAGTTCGGATTATTTTAGTATGGTGAAAATGCCGCTAGCGCTGGGGCGATATCTAACGCCGACGAAAAGCATTAGCCAGAAAAACCCAGAGATCATTATCTCCTATAAAATTTGGCAACAATACTTCAATGGTGATGACAACGTGCTTGGGGAGAGTCTGCGGATTGTTGGCAGACTGTACACCATCGTCGGTGTTGCTGCGCGTACGCACGTAGATCCTTACTTTTTAAGTGAAGGAAATGGGGCGCTGTGGCTTAGTTTTTCTGAAGATGAGCGATTTTTTGGTGATCAGCGCGGCGAATATCATCCATGGAGTAGCAGACTAAATAACTTGAAGTTACTGGCTATATTACCCACCGATAGTGATCAGGATACCCTAGCAGAGCAGCTATATCAAAATGCTCAAGTGCACCAAAGCGAATGGAAATCGGCCGACGAAGAGTTACTCGATATTGAGCCTATAGTACGTTCATATCGTGACGTAGAGCTCGCTGGACATGGCAAGCTTGCCATTATCGTGTTGTTGAGTGTGGCATGCTTGGTACTCATCGCAATTTTTAATGTGAGTAATTTGTTTATCTCTCGAGCTCACACTATCCAGCAGCAACTGGCCTTACAAGCTATGCTCGGCGCGAAGCGTAAGCTGTTGTTTCGTGGAATTTTGCTAGAAGCGCTGTTATTGGTGTCAGGCGCTGTGCTGGTGGGGTTATTTATCGCCGCGTGGGAGCTGAGGTTAGTTAAATCGCTCACCAGTGGCTATTTGCCGCTGATTGACACTTTAACCTTAGATACCACAGTGCTGCTCAGTGCTATCCTAACCGTACTGATATTGGCTTTACTGTTTGCGTTTATAACCTCCCGCATGATTGATTTCAGCCAACTTAAACAAAGCATGCAGTCGTCTGGAAAGGGCAGCGTAAAAGCGATACGCTCAACGACGACAAAAACACTGGTTGCGGTACAGCTGTTTTTTACCACTGTGCTGGTACTTGGGGCGACCTTAGTGCTGTGTAAAAGCGCCGATACCTTGCTTAGACCGCTCGGAACAAAGCTGGACAATATGTATAGCGTGATGCTACATATTCCCGCAGACCCCACTCCATTTCCCGCGCGTTACGCGAATATCGAAGGATTCCAACTTGCGCTGACTAACATTCCGGGCGTGTTAGGCGTCGCTCATGGAGAAAGTCCATTACAAAGCGATGTCCCTGTGGTTGCTATGCAGGATATGGCGGGTGAATGGACACCGAGCATGGTTCGAGGTAACGTGGGACCGGATTATTTTGCCTTAACTGGGCTTGAGCTCGTTGCAGGACGCACTTTTAGTGAAGCTGCAATTCGAGGCGATAAGGAAGAGGCTATTGTTTCTTTAGCTGCGGCACAGGCGTTAAAACCGGGCGGTGATGTGATTGGTGAAACGTATTTTATTTTTAACCCAGATGCACCTGCTGAAATCGTAGGTATTTCAAAAAACTTCAATCACCCTAAACGTCATCATGAGCTTCAAGGTAAAACTGTTTGGCTACCTGCGCTACCTTTGGGTTATCCATTTATGATAGAAATGGAACAAGGGGCATCACTTACTCGCGCTCAGATCCAAAATGCCATCAGCACCGTGAATGGTCAGGCGGGAATATGGCGTTTTTCAAACTTAACAAAGACATATCAGAGCATTACCTATTTGGAGCGCCTGACTTTACTGTTAAGCTTTGCGCTTTGTGGTTTTTCTTTGTTGTTATCTGGGGTGGGCATTTATGGCGTGCTTAACTATAGCTTTCAACAAAGACGCTACGAGTTTGGGATGCGAATGGCACTTGGTGCCAAAAGACACCGCTTATATCGGTTGTTATTGTCAGATACCATCGCGCCCTTGCTAGTGGCTATGTCGGCTGCCATTATGGTTGTTGCGGGATTTTATATGAGTGTTTCGTCAGATTGGTTGTTGGCAAAATCTAGCTGGTTGCTTGTGGTGATTGTTACCATGTTGGCTTTTGCGTTAGCTACGGCGATTTACCCAATGAAACAGTTAATAAACTCGACACCAATGCGTGCATTAAAACATTAA
- a CDS encoding efflux RND transporter periplasmic adaptor subunit, with amino-acid sequence MDIKTTLTKPPTKTFRWRLIATVTLIILFGMLFLPNNRQLDVGTLKFATIQSGPIQFSVKGYGRLRSKISREITTAFAAQVETVLHLPGSRVEPDTVILQLTNPELTQQLHRERLVLARQKANVEALRLSQESELLVLKGQNTLLSSELENARLREQAERQLVTQGIVSSLDHQRSILTVAQLSERVKLAQQQLSQTSALHKQRIEIELELLKEYELSYQVALQAVEQLQVTAGISGMLQQVHVSQGQAITRGQALAVVGSERTLVADLLVPEREASEIILGQRAVVDTFVGQVEAKVSRIVPIVQDGRIAIELTLLGELPSNARPLLTVEGQIFTAKKTTALSLIKPPRATPQSQTQLFVLDKQNNMLIKKSFKFGKLAGNAIEVLEGGLSGEQVVVSEMSDYQHLEKITIKSLNR; translated from the coding sequence ATGGATATAAAAACGACTCTGACAAAACCACCTACCAAGACCTTTAGATGGCGACTAATTGCGACTGTCACCCTAATTATACTCTTTGGTATGTTGTTCTTGCCGAACAATCGCCAGCTAGATGTTGGAACACTCAAGTTTGCCACCATCCAATCCGGGCCAATACAGTTTAGTGTTAAAGGCTATGGTCGGTTACGCTCTAAGATCAGCAGAGAGATCACGACCGCATTTGCAGCTCAAGTTGAAACTGTACTGCATCTTCCAGGCAGCAGGGTAGAACCAGACACTGTTATTTTACAGTTAACCAATCCTGAGTTAACTCAGCAACTACATAGAGAAAGACTGGTACTCGCTAGGCAAAAAGCCAATGTTGAAGCATTGAGGCTAAGCCAAGAAAGTGAGTTACTGGTATTGAAAGGACAAAATACCTTACTCAGCAGTGAGCTTGAAAACGCCAGACTACGAGAGCAGGCTGAGCGCCAATTAGTCACCCAAGGTATAGTTTCAAGCTTAGATCACCAGCGCTCAATCTTAACGGTCGCCCAGTTAAGCGAGCGGGTAAAGCTCGCTCAGCAGCAACTTAGCCAAACCAGTGCATTGCATAAGCAAAGAATTGAGATCGAGCTAGAGCTATTAAAAGAATATGAGCTGAGCTATCAGGTTGCGCTTCAAGCGGTGGAGCAATTACAAGTCACAGCGGGGATCAGCGGCATGTTGCAGCAAGTACATGTCAGTCAAGGTCAAGCAATTACACGCGGGCAGGCGCTAGCTGTGGTGGGCAGTGAGCGAACTTTGGTAGCCGACTTACTGGTGCCAGAGCGAGAAGCAAGCGAGATTATCTTAGGTCAACGAGCTGTAGTAGATACTTTTGTTGGTCAGGTGGAGGCTAAGGTCAGCCGCATTGTGCCCATCGTACAAGACGGGCGTATTGCGATAGAGCTCACATTACTTGGAGAGCTGCCAAGTAATGCTCGTCCACTTTTGACTGTTGAAGGGCAAATTTTTACAGCAAAAAAGACGACCGCACTTTCACTTATTAAGCCGCCACGTGCAACTCCACAATCTCAGACTCAATTATTTGTTTTAGATAAACAAAACAACATGCTTATCAAAAAAAGTTTCAAGTTTGGTAAACTAGCCGGCAATGCCATAGAAGTACTCGAAGGCGGTTTATCCGGTGAGCAAGTGGTGGTGTCAGAGATGTCTGACTACCAGCACCTAGAAAAAATAACAATTAAATCACTCAATCGGTAA
- a CDS encoding MBL fold metallo-hydrolase — MRSVMALMLFGLIVAQPTYSGEFEVLYQSDTAKVVRDKSYGTNIGIFATKRGVVIIDPTAEDTDLPKLNDLIQNSFQTEKKYLLNTHSHSDHTGGNAFFQQQGFTLIESPQGLKELGVIKHTQAVSHTANDNIFYHPTSNILFTGDIYTTNWHPTFYAGGLTGFNKAVDLILSIGDQNTLIVPGHGKSASKSELEQHRIQTFAWVERVKILSQAGKSVEQIKNDVEIKRLLAQFNLEGRQPFLPERALTRFIEQTVSVLAHYP; from the coding sequence ATGCGGTCAGTAATGGCGTTAATGTTATTTGGTTTAATTGTTGCTCAGCCAACTTATAGCGGTGAGTTTGAAGTGCTTTATCAATCTGACACAGCAAAAGTCGTTAGAGATAAAAGTTATGGCACAAACATTGGGATCTTTGCAACGAAAAGGGGAGTGGTGATCATTGACCCCACAGCTGAAGATACAGATCTGCCAAAGCTCAATGATTTGATACAGAATAGCTTTCAGACCGAGAAAAAATACCTGCTAAATACGCATAGTCATTCGGATCACACAGGTGGTAATGCTTTTTTCCAACAGCAAGGTTTTACACTTATTGAGAGCCCGCAAGGGTTAAAGGAGCTTGGGGTGATAAAGCATACTCAAGCCGTTTCACATACCGCCAATGACAACATCTTCTATCATCCCACGAGCAATATTTTGTTTACCGGAGACATTTACACCACAAACTGGCATCCCACATTTTATGCTGGGGGCTTAACGGGTTTTAATAAAGCGGTCGATTTGATTTTGTCGATTGGCGATCAAAATACGCTGATTGTGCCAGGTCATGGCAAATCTGCATCGAAAAGTGAACTCGAACAACATAGGATTCAAACATTCGCTTGGGTTGAGCGGGTTAAGATTTTGAGTCAGGCGGGTAAGTCGGTTGAGCAAATAAAGAACGATGTGGAGATCAAGCGCTTATTAGCACAGTTTAATCTTGAAGGGCGACAACCCTTTCTTCCAGAGCGGGCGCTTACCCGTTTTATTGAGCAGACAGTATCTGTGCTAGCCCATTATCCATAA
- a CDS encoding DUF1496 domain-containing protein: MIKYIFSVLLLAPVITIASEASTVEVNKKQAKTYDSTKFCYYADKEFSEGAKHYIGDVVQRCVRRDDNILVWKTL, from the coding sequence ATGATAAAGTATATTTTTTCAGTTTTACTATTAGCACCTGTTATTACAATTGCTTCTGAAGCGAGTACTGTTGAAGTTAATAAAAAACAAGCAAAAACATACGACTCTACAAAGTTTTGCTACTACGCAGATAAAGAATTCTCTGAAGGCGCAAAACACTATATCGGCGACGTCGTGCAACGTTGTGTTAGACGAGATGATAACATTCTGGTCTGGAAGACACTCTAG
- the hrpB gene encoding ATP-dependent helicase HrpB: MLPIEAFIPKIISTLTNDNRLVLQAEPGAGKSTLVPLRLLQADIFSGKKIIMLEPRRVAAKSIAIYLAKQLGESVGERVGYQIRNEQRVSSNTRLEIVTEGVLTRRLQADPELSDVALIIFDEFHERSIHADLALMLAFEVQQAYRDDLKLLVMSATIDTELLSNYLDGAPKLSCPGKTYPVEIEYVGKASRYLAEHVLSALRQAFTLQSDGDVLVFLPGQADIQRCIEACQVLEQSNIEFLPLYGGLPLSEQEKVLSKSASASRRVIFATNIAETSLTIAGITMVIDSGLEKRLNYDVKSGLSRLDTVMISKASATQRAGRAGRLQAGHCLRLWRESEHHNLSDFQPEEITTTDLSDLALELSAWGVTQYKDANWLTQPPMQHFSVACQLNHSLSLVDAHNKILTAGQRALQLGVSPRLATMLLQCETPIEQQLACFLAAILSERDILVQANTSDVCERVLALIEFVHDRTSAVKAYRLHRAAAEQAVKLAKSFAHKLGVTLSSEAITLTNIQTLVPTLLLHAFPDRAAQKRPLGDNRYLLANGRGVTLRDGDPLQGQAYLIVCDVDGKNKDGLVFLSCVIEKGTLLEQLAPYLSEAVQYQLDSKKEAIQGRQQVKYHALVLKEQNLSQIPKEAFAQCVKDILTSEGLGLLNWSAKSYAWLARAKWLSEQLDSFPQLSEAILIEQLDTWLLPYLTGVNSIKQLKQLDIFNLLQATLTWEQQQQLEAQAPEFYITPSDKRVAIRYDEHQGPTVSVVLQEMFGQLTSPTLANGQVPVRFELLSPAKRPIQTTSDLSNFWQTSYFEVAKEMRGRYPKHRWPDKPLEEKPGRSIKPRG; this comes from the coding sequence TTGCTGCCGATTGAAGCCTTCATCCCCAAGATTATTTCCACCTTAACCAATGATAACCGTTTGGTCTTACAGGCCGAGCCCGGCGCAGGTAAATCGACCTTAGTGCCGCTGCGTTTACTGCAAGCTGATATTTTTTCCGGTAAAAAAATAATTATGCTTGAGCCACGTCGTGTGGCAGCAAAATCTATCGCGATCTATTTGGCCAAACAACTGGGCGAATCGGTCGGTGAGCGAGTCGGTTATCAAATTCGAAACGAGCAACGTGTTTCATCCAACACCCGCTTGGAAATCGTCACCGAAGGCGTGTTGACGCGCCGTCTTCAAGCGGATCCTGAACTCAGTGATGTTGCACTTATTATTTTCGATGAATTCCATGAGCGTTCTATTCATGCGGATTTAGCCTTAATGCTCGCGTTTGAAGTGCAACAAGCATATCGTGACGACCTCAAATTGCTAGTGATGTCCGCCACCATAGACACTGAACTATTATCGAATTATCTGGATGGCGCACCAAAGTTATCTTGCCCAGGTAAAACCTATCCTGTTGAAATTGAATATGTCGGTAAAGCGAGTCGTTACTTGGCGGAGCATGTATTAAGTGCGCTGCGCCAAGCTTTCACTCTGCAAAGCGATGGCGATGTACTGGTGTTTCTACCCGGACAGGCGGATATTCAACGCTGCATTGAGGCTTGCCAAGTGCTTGAACAAAGTAATATTGAGTTTCTGCCTTTGTACGGCGGATTACCCTTATCTGAGCAAGAAAAGGTACTCAGTAAAAGTGCCAGCGCATCAAGACGTGTTATTTTTGCGACCAATATTGCTGAGACCAGTTTGACCATCGCAGGGATCACTATGGTTATAGATTCTGGCCTTGAAAAACGCTTGAACTATGACGTTAAAAGTGGTTTGTCGCGGCTCGATACGGTGATGATCTCAAAGGCATCAGCAACACAACGTGCTGGGCGTGCGGGTCGTTTACAAGCGGGTCATTGTTTACGCCTTTGGCGCGAAAGTGAGCATCATAATTTAAGTGACTTTCAGCCAGAAGAAATAACCACCACCGACCTTTCTGACTTAGCGTTAGAGCTCAGTGCGTGGGGAGTGACACAATACAAAGACGCGAATTGGCTAACACAGCCACCGATGCAACATTTTTCGGTGGCCTGTCAATTGAATCATTCGCTTAGCTTGGTCGATGCGCATAATAAAATATTAACTGCCGGACAGCGCGCCCTACAACTAGGAGTCTCGCCTCGTCTCGCAACCATGCTGCTGCAGTGTGAGACGCCAATTGAGCAACAACTTGCTTGTTTTTTGGCGGCAATATTGAGTGAGCGAGATATTTTAGTGCAAGCCAACACTAGTGATGTATGTGAGCGCGTATTGGCATTGATTGAATTTGTTCATGACCGTACTAGTGCCGTCAAAGCATATCGCTTACACAGAGCCGCTGCAGAGCAGGCCGTAAAGTTGGCCAAATCATTCGCACACAAGCTAGGAGTTACGCTCAGCAGTGAAGCAATCACCCTCACAAATATTCAAACCTTAGTGCCTACTTTATTGCTTCATGCCTTTCCTGACAGAGCTGCACAAAAGCGTCCTTTAGGGGATAACCGCTACTTGCTTGCTAATGGTCGGGGCGTGACGTTACGGGATGGCGATCCGTTGCAAGGTCAGGCTTATTTGATTGTTTGTGATGTGGATGGCAAAAATAAGGATGGCTTGGTATTTCTAAGCTGCGTAATCGAAAAGGGCACATTACTTGAGCAACTAGCGCCATACTTGAGTGAGGCAGTGCAGTATCAACTGGATAGTAAAAAAGAAGCGATTCAGGGCCGGCAACAAGTTAAATATCATGCTCTAGTATTAAAAGAGCAAAACCTGAGTCAGATCCCCAAAGAAGCGTTTGCCCAATGTGTGAAGGATATTCTCACATCGGAAGGGCTTGGTCTGCTCAATTGGTCCGCAAAAAGTTACGCTTGGCTCGCTCGAGCTAAATGGTTAAGTGAGCAGCTGGATAGCTTCCCACAGCTATCTGAGGCAATTTTGATAGAACAGCTTGATACTTGGTTGTTACCCTATTTGACGGGCGTAAACAGCATCAAACAACTGAAGCAACTGGATATATTTAACCTGCTTCAAGCGACACTCACTTGGGAGCAGCAACAGCAACTTGAAGCGCAGGCACCTGAATTTTATATTACGCCAAGCGATAAGCGAGTTGCGATCCGCTATGATGAGCACCAAGGTCCAACGGTCTCTGTGGTTTTGCAAGAAATGTTTGGTCAATTGACGTCGCCAACACTCGCCAACGGTCAAGTCCCTGTGCGATTTGAGCTGTTATCTCCAGCGAAAAGACCAATTCAAACTACCAGTGATTTGAGCAACTTTTGGCAAACTTCTTATTTTGAGGTGGCCAAAGAGATGCGTGGTCGATATCCAAAACACCGATGGCCAGATAAACCGCTTGAGGAAAAACCCGGCCGATCCATAAAGCCTAGAGGATAG
- a CDS encoding sigma-54-dependent transcriptional regulator: MTPVLIIDDNPDVRMSATIVLQSHGFMSLEAAHPDEAKAMLSQQPVALILLDMNFNRDTTSGKEGLQFLSWLRQAQMSVPVVVITAWAKVELAVQAMQLGACDLIEKPWQNQRLLNTVRRYTKSDETLSSSHHPSTDNNTTSQLFQQAQRVAKTNANVLILGENGCGKSQLAKYIHDNSGRSEHAFVSVNMAAIPTELFESELFGHRKGAFTDAKASRTGRFEMAENGTLFLDEIGSLPLPLQGKLLRVLETGEYEVVGDSETRRSNARIVSATNTDLSEAINAGQFRQDLLYRLNTVVLKVPPLRARSAELPSLAAHFLAKHTRRHGNDTGRERTLTAEALDKLLSYSWPGNIRELSHVIERAVILGLQPEITADDIELEEGVPEQEIPLLSLEEAEKRMIARAIRHFDGNVVAAGEFLGLSKSAIYRRLEKHDISPKAELDG; the protein is encoded by the coding sequence ATGACGCCAGTTTTAATCATCGACGACAACCCTGACGTGCGAATGTCAGCCACCATAGTGCTACAAAGTCATGGTTTTATGAGTCTTGAAGCCGCACACCCAGATGAGGCCAAAGCTATGCTATCGCAGCAGCCCGTTGCGCTTATTTTGCTTGATATGAACTTCAATAGAGATACAACCTCAGGAAAAGAAGGGCTGCAATTTCTTAGTTGGCTGAGACAAGCGCAAATGAGTGTGCCCGTAGTTGTTATTACTGCGTGGGCCAAGGTTGAACTTGCGGTCCAAGCAATGCAGTTGGGCGCATGTGACCTAATCGAAAAACCTTGGCAAAACCAGCGACTGCTGAACACCGTCAGACGCTACACCAAAAGTGATGAAACGCTATCATCATCACATCATCCAAGCACAGACAATAACACCACCTCTCAGTTATTTCAGCAAGCTCAGCGCGTTGCAAAAACCAATGCCAACGTACTTATTTTGGGAGAAAATGGCTGCGGAAAAAGTCAGTTGGCTAAATATATTCATGATAATAGCGGTCGTTCTGAGCACGCTTTTGTGAGCGTAAATATGGCAGCTATTCCAACGGAATTATTTGAAAGTGAGTTATTTGGCCATCGCAAAGGCGCATTCACCGATGCAAAAGCAAGCCGTACTGGACGGTTTGAAATGGCTGAAAATGGCACTTTGTTTTTAGATGAAATCGGCAGCTTGCCGCTGCCACTTCAGGGCAAGCTATTACGCGTGCTCGAAACGGGTGAATATGAAGTTGTGGGAGATTCTGAAACGCGCCGCAGTAATGCGCGGATCGTGTCTGCCACTAATACGGATTTGTCAGAAGCGATTAACGCTGGGCAGTTTCGTCAGGACTTACTTTATCGCTTAAATACGGTGGTGCTAAAGGTACCGCCACTCAGAGCGAGATCAGCAGAGCTTCCAAGCTTAGCAGCCCATTTTTTAGCAAAGCACACTAGGCGCCATGGTAATGATACCGGGCGGGAGCGCACGCTAACTGCAGAGGCGCTAGACAAATTATTGAGTTACAGCTGGCCTGGTAATATTCGTGAGCTATCTCATGTCATTGAACGTGCGGTGATCTTAGGACTTCAGCCTGAGATAACTGCGGATGATATTGAGCTTGAGGAAGGTGTACCAGAGCAAGAGATCCCACTTTTGAGCCTTGAAGAAGCCGAAAAACGCATGATTGCAAGAGCGATCCGCCATTTTGATGGCAATGTAGTGGCCGCTGGAGAGTTTTTGGGCTTGAGTAAATCTGCAATTTATCGACGCCTAGAAAAGCATGATATTAGCCCAAAGGCAGAGCTTGATGGCTAA
- a CDS encoding ABC transporter ATP-binding protein produces MDKTILALHQVSKVFFGEDVETHAISNISLEIKKGDYVAITGPSGSGKSTLLSILGLLDDITSGSYHIQGIETSTLDADTQAELRNLHIGFVFQSFNLLDGLTVFDNVALPLQYREPALATDEIERRVMGALKQVEMSHRAKHKPNQLSGGQQQRVAIARALAGEPSILLVDEPTGNLDSKNGDAVMALLGELNSQGTTICMVTHDIRYAGYAKRQIQLLDGVQVSSSVAKRDICAAEVV; encoded by the coding sequence ATGGACAAGACAATTTTGGCATTACATCAAGTGAGCAAAGTGTTCTTTGGCGAGGATGTTGAAACCCACGCCATTAGTAACATTAGCCTTGAAATTAAAAAGGGCGATTACGTCGCAATAACCGGTCCATCAGGATCGGGAAAATCCACTTTATTGAGCATTCTTGGACTGTTAGATGACATCACGTCAGGCAGTTATCATATTCAAGGTATAGAAACCAGTACGCTAGACGCAGACACTCAAGCAGAGCTGCGTAATTTGCATATCGGTTTTGTCTTTCAGTCATTTAATCTACTGGATGGGTTAACGGTATTTGATAACGTGGCTTTACCGCTTCAATATCGAGAGCCTGCGCTTGCGACTGACGAAATTGAACGCCGCGTGATGGGCGCACTCAAGCAAGTTGAAATGTCCCACCGAGCAAAACATAAACCAAACCAACTATCTGGTGGACAGCAGCAGCGAGTGGCTATTGCGCGTGCGCTTGCAGGCGAGCCAAGTATCTTATTAGTCGATGAACCAACTGGAAACCTAGACTCTAAAAATGGTGATGCGGTGATGGCCTTGCTGGGGGAGTTGAATAGTCAAGGCACAACCATTTGCATGGTGACGCACGATATTCGCTATGCAGGTTATGCCAAGCGGCAAATTCAGCTTTTAGATGGTGTACAGGTTTCATCAAGCGTTGCAAAACGTGATATTTGCGCTGCGGAGGTGGTGTAA